Within the Candidatus Hydrogenedentota bacterium genome, the region CAAGGCCACGCTGGAACATATCGGGGAAGGGAGGTGACTGCGCAAGAAGCGAGACTTTAAAGGGTTGGCGAATTGGATTTGTAATGAGTTGCAGGTACGGTAATTAAAAAGATATGGGAGATTACAGTAATGAGAAGACGTGGGTTTACCTTGATAGAATTACTTGTTGTTATAGCCATTATCGGTATTCTTGCAGCCATCTTGCTTCCGGCTCTGGCTCGCGCACGAGAGGCGGC harbors:
- a CDS encoding prepilin-type N-terminal cleavage/methylation domain-containing protein; translated protein: MRRRGFTLIELLVVIAIIGILAAILLPALARAREAA